In Phyllopteryx taeniolatus isolate TA_2022b chromosome 22, UOR_Ptae_1.2, whole genome shotgun sequence, one DNA window encodes the following:
- the ptprb gene encoding receptor-type tyrosine-protein phosphatase beta isoform X3, with the protein MLERRVCPGLLFIWMLQALSGSVPADEASDACGVSVRDVASAWDHVRLTVSARGLNCSFAVSSADAGAEDIQCKRRRSHGEPGWKAEANLTGSEGPGVQNGVFACELRHLEAGSAYVLRVRSGDKRQVANVTVHTSPSAPWGLRVTSRSSESLELSWQAGPGRTQRFRLLLWGRSRGPDGDHDSHPLLNETLESTATMRTVNNLTPGKRYSVTVATEAGGLHNDTSIQVQIAPAAVADLTADANGTALRLSWRRPEGDVDALAVWLRSDNSSQRRTNLRPDAAEVVVGQLTPGANYHVTVSSWSGELLNRSEIHVRTAPAEVSLLALTPAPLGGLFLSWAPPTGHWDSYELVLHDGSREIVSTVLHKDAVNFTFAGTGLLPGGRYRATLAVKSGRRATENSCDGNTFPACVRDLHIRHADETSLSAMWNHAPSGSRDAYFLTLRHGNVTVDTRGVEPHTRECTFNVLTPGRIYTITVATASGNLSASVSVEGRTVPMALSAITLHSVDVASLEAAWEKPRGDVDSYELTLLHDSVVVQKQSVPVPVGSASLLLSGLTPGALYRLEAVTVSGGVLSKVTSLEARTTPASVTEVTVVNGGRPDTLHVSWHPAGGVVDSYLVRLEDVGVGGAAVHTLAVSRSSPPECSFSSLVAGRMYAVVIATRSGRLENATRLHARTQPATVQNPTAVHSARDDFLKVYWRPASGDVTAYAVAVSYNHSVVQKQSVPAGRSECVFGSLAPGRLYTVTVETWSGDLVSSASTDGRTFPASVANLSLSNAGPGDLTVTWSPARGDVEHYEVTLLFNDTRVFPPVTLRSDVRAHKFTSLTAGRLYKMVVSTFSGPNQRALFIEGRTVPATVTNLRLAPRRHPVDSGGALAVTWTPAVGDVDVYFVSLSTTDGVVAETRLVPKHVSSLDFLDLIPGHAYNLTVQSRSGELTNSNMASGRTAPARVSALQADKEHTPHGLTVTWERPAGRYDAFRLLLADPSGVLLANRTLAAQTRAHRLDGLTPGKWYRVRVVTLSAGVASAEVAAEGQTRPSAVSNLTVTSANVSSLGFSWRHSDGHVDVYEVSLLAVADDGRKEEREAAGGTPRRQVAGEPAGVQKVKPGVDSCVFTGLRAGSLHRLQVVSWSRRLSSDSSVLARTAPSPVGRLQLHSGGHADRLTTSWRHGDGRRSGYQVILSDVSGAVLRAELLGAEQSSHVFTGLAPGRLYRADVIARSGEMSNNASALGRTTPAPPTHLSIKQGPANDTLELRWAGPASGDYDGFAVAWSPPDRLSVTHAQLAARLLAGAFPGRRYNFTVATVSGGGTPVGPVVTSQPIQGDFTTNPCPLLSLHCAPVSSSSVSCSWSPPASDLDSFEVVCRRHDDGELTSALRLGGGVNTVTLDQLDAFRKYAVTVRVWSHGHASAPATRTAVTMIDRPPAPPPSVSVATAKVTSTSILFRFNCSWFSDVNGAVRYFAVIVAQSHANDILLPEQRHPLPSYRHYINNASVRAYQSAYFLNRCPQDTYIAASQVVEVNLGAGGDRLGGACDRYRDESYLSDNYGDFCDGPLKERTSYRLSIRAFTRLFDENDKEFPQALFSDTYLSTPFRTQAEPLGGVVEGLSASMFLLGVTVAVVSLLLYRHRLRKVVVQENPVMRMNMWKEVPNAAMYVGVRSARRVTSLVKANHFESHVLKLQADASVLMSEEFEDLKDVGRSQSVDVSRVPENRGKNRYNNILPYDSTRVKLSCADDESCSDYINASFVPGHNFRREYVATQGPLPATKDDFWRMLWEHGVRAVVMVTQCVEKGRVKCDQYWPSHKEALYYGELAVQMMSESVLPEWTVREFRISSEIGGPRVIRHFHFTVWPDHGVPDTAHSLVQFVRTVRDFVDRSAGAGPTVVHCSAGVGRTGTFIALDRLLQQLDAKGTVDVYGCVFDLRLHRQHMVQTECQYAFLHQCVRDVLRAGKLRSDDAIYENFNPDLCRELIRSGR; encoded by the exons ATGCTGGAACGCCGCGTTTGCCCTGGACTCCTCTTCATCTGGATGCTGCAG GCTCTGAGCGGCTCAGTTCCCGCAGACGAGGCGTCCGACGCTTGCGGCGTGTCCGTCCGTGACGTGGCGTCCGCTTGGGATCACGTTCGGCTGACGGTGAGCGCGCGAGGACTTAACTGCTCCTTTGCCGTGTCGTCGGCGGACGCCGGCGCGGAAGATATCCAGTGCAAGAGAAGACGGAGCCACGGAGAGCCAGGATGGAAGGCGGAAGCCAATTTGACAGGAAGCGAGGGGCCGGGCGTCCAAAATGGCGTCTTCGCGTGTGAGCTGCGTCACTTGGAAGCAGGAAGCGCATATGTGCTGCGCGTTCGGTCCGGCGACAAGCGCCAAGTGGCCAACGTCACCGTGCACACCA gtccATCGGCACCGTGGGGCCTGCGTGTGACTTCCAGGTCGAGTGAGAGCCTGGAACTTTCCTGGCAGGCGGGCCCAGGCAGGACTCAGCGTTTCAGGCTGCTTCTGTGGGGACGCTCGCGAGGACCAGACGGTGATCATGATT CGCATCCGCTGCTGAACGAGACGTTGGAGAGCACCGCCACGATGCGCACCGTCAACAACCTGACCCCGGGCAAGCGCTACAGTGTTACCGTGGCAACGGAGGCTGGCGGTCTGCACAACGACACGAGCATCCAAGTTCAGATTG CGCCGGCCGCCGTCGCCGATCTGACGGCAGACGCCAACGGCACCGCCTTGCGGTTGTCATGGCGACGGCCCGAGGGAGACGTAGACGCCCTGGCGGTCTGGCTACGGTCCGACAATTCGAGCCAGCGACGAACGAATCTCCGTCCCGACGCCGCTGAGGTCGTCGTGGGTCAGCTGACCCCGGGCGCGAACTATCACGTGACTGTGAGCTCCTGGAGCGGCGAGCTGCTCAACCGATCAGAGATCCACGTACGCACAG CTCCCGCGGAGGTTTCTCTGCTGGCCTTGACGCCCGCCCCCCTGGGGGGTCTCTTCTTGTCGTGGGCGCCCCCCACCGGTCACTGGGACAGCTACGAGCTCGTCCTCCACGACGGCTCACGGGAAATAGTCAGCACCGTCCTGCACAAGGACGCCGTCAACTTCACCTTCGCCGGGACGGGGCTACTTCCTGGGGGGCGCTACCGTGCCACACTGGCGGTGAAAAGTGGACGACGGGCAACAGAAAACAGCTGTGATGGAAATACGT TTCCCGCGTGCGTGCGCGACCTTCACATCCGCCACGCCGATGAAACGTCGCTGAGCGCCATGTGGAACCACGCCCCCTCCGGCTCCCGGGACGCTTACTTCCTGACCCTTCGCCACG GTAACGTCACCGTGGATACCAGGGGGGTGGAGCCTCACACGAGGGAGTGTACCTTCAACGTGCTGACGCCCGGGAGGATTTACACCATCACCGTGGCAACTGCCAGTGGAAATCTCAGCGCGTCTGTCTCTGTGGAGGGACGGACAG TTCCCATGGCGTTGAGCGCCATCACGCTGCATAGCGTTGACGTGGCGAGCCTCGAGGCGGCGTGGGAAAAACCGCGCGGGGACGTTGACTCGTACGAGCTCACGCTACTCCATGACAG CGTTGTTGTTCAGAAGCAAAGTGTTCCTGTTCCCGTTGGCTCCGCCTCCTTGCTGCTTTCTGGCTTAACCCCTGGCGCCCTCTACAGACTGGAGGCTGTCACTGTTAGTGGCGGTGTGCTGTCCAAAGTCACAAGTCTGGAGGCAAGAACCA CCCCAGCATCTGTTACCGAGGTAACAGTGGTGAACGGCGGTCGTCCGGACACGCTGCACGTGTCCTGGCATCCCGCAGGGGGCGTAGTTGACAGTTATCTGGTCCGCCTGGAGGACGTCGGCGTCGGCGGGGCGGCGGTTCACACGCTGGCCGTTTCGCGCTCGTCCCCGCCCGAGTGCTCCTTCAGCTCCCTGGTGGCCGGACGCATGTACGCTGTCGTCATAGCGACCAGGAGTGGCCGCTTGGAGAACGCCACCCGGcttcacgcacgcacac AACCCGCCACAGTGCAGAACCCGACCGCCGTTCACTCGGCCAGAGACGACTTCCTCAAG GTGTACTGGCGCCCCGCGTCGGGAGACGTGACGGCGTACGCGGTGGCGGTGTCGTACAACCACAGCGTGGTACAGAAGCAAAGCGTCCCGGCAGGACGCAGCGAGTGCGTCTTCGGCTCGCTTGCGCCCGGAAGACTTTACACCGTCACTGTGGAAACGTGGAGCGGCGACCTCGTGAGCAGCGCGTCCACGGACGGACGCACTT tTCCAGCCTCTGTGGCCAATCTGTCGCTTAGCAACGCAGGACCAGGTGACCTGACTGTCACCTGGAGCCCCGCTCGCGGGGACGTGGAGCACTACGAG GTTACGCTGCTGTTCAACGACACACGTGTGTTTCCTCCGGTCACGCTGAGGAGCGACGTGCGAGCGCACAAATTCACGTCGCTCACGGCGGGACGCCTCTACAAGATGGTCGTGTCCACGTTCAGCGGGCCGAACCAGAGGGCGCTGTTCATTGAGGGGCGGACAG TTCCCGCCACCGTGACCAACCTCCGCCTGGCGCCACGGCGCCACCCCGTGGACTCGGGCGGCGCCCTGGCAGTCACGTGGACCCCGGCGGTCGGCGACGTGGACGTATACTTTGTCTCGCTGTCCACGACG GACGGCGTTGTGGCGGAAACTCGACTCGTCCCCAAGCACGTGTCGTCTCTGGACTTCCTGGATCTGATCCCGGGACACGCCTACAATCTCACTGTCCAATCACGAAGCGGGGAGCTGACCAATAGCAACATGGCGTCCGGCCGCACAG CGCCGGCCCGCGTGAGCGCCCTGCAGGCGGACAAGGAGCACACGCCGCATGGCCTGACCGTCACGTGGGAGCGTCCGGCGGGCCGCTACGATGCCTTCAGGCTGCTGCTCGCCGACCCGTCCGGCGTCCTGCTGGCCAACCGGACGCTGGCGGCCCAGACCCGCGCCCACCGCCTGGACGGGCTGACGCCCGGGAAGTGGTACCGGGTCAGGGTGGTCACGCTCAGCGCCGGCGTGGCCTCAGCAGAGGTGGCGGCCGAAGGACAAACGC GTCCATCCGCAGTGTCCAACTTGACGGTGACCTCTGCCAACGTCTCCTCTCTTGGCTTCTCGTGGCGCCACTCCGACGGCCACGTTGACGTCTACGAGGTTTCGCTCCTCGCGGTGGCCGACGACGGCCGAAAAGAGGAGCGGGAAGCGGCCGGCGGGACGCCGCGTCGGCAG GTTGCGGGCGAGCCGGCGGGCGTCCAGAAGGTGAAGCCGGGCGTGGACTCGTGCGTGTTTACCGGCCTGCGGGCAGGAAGTCTGCACCGATTGCAGGTGGTCAGCTGGAGTCGACGATTGAGCAGCGACTCGTCCGTGCTCGCCAGGACCG CGCCCTCTCCTGTCGGGCGGCTGCAGCTGCACAGCGGCGGACACGCCGACCGGCTGACGACCAGCTGGAGGCACGGCGACGGGCGGAGGAGCGGCTACCAG GTGATCCTGTCCGACGTCTCCGGCGCCGTCCTGCGAGCCGAGCTGCTGGGAGCGGAGCAGAGCAGTCACGTGTTCACGGGGCTCGCTCCTGGTAGGCTGTACCGCGCCGATGTCATCGCCCGCAGCGGCGAGATGAGTAACAACGCCTCCGCGCTCGGACGCACCA CCCCAGCCCCACCCACACACCTGTCAATCAAGCAAGGCCCAGCCAATGACACGCTGGAGCTGCGGTGGGCCGGCCCCGCCTCCGGAGACTACGACGGCTTCGCCGTGGCGTGGTCGCCCCCCGACCGCCTGTCCGTCACGCACGCGCAGCTCGCCGCTCGCCTGCTGGCCGGCGCGTTTCCGGGGCGACGGTACAACTTCACCGTGGCGACCGTCAGCGGGGGCGGGACGCCGGTCGGGCCCGTCGTCACCAGCCAGCCAATCCAGGGAGACTTCACGACAA ATCCGTGCCCGCTGCTTTCCCTCCACTGTGCGCCCGTGTCGTCTTCGTCCGTGTCGTGTTCGTGGTCTCCTCCCGCGTCCGACTTGGACTCCTTCGAGGTCGTGTGTCGTCGTCACGATGACGGGGAGCTGACGTCGGCGCTGCGTCTGGGGGGCGGAGTCAACACTGTCACCCTGGACCAATTGGACGCGTTCAGGAAGTACGCGGTGACCGTAAGGGTGTGGTCGCACGGACACGCGAGCGCGCCGGCCACACGCACGGCCGTCACCATGATTGACC GCCCCCCGGCCCCACCCCCCAGCGTGAGCGTGGCGACGGCGAAGGTGACGTCGACGTCCATCTTGTTTCGCTTCAACTGCTCGTGGTTCAGCGACGTCAACGGCGCCGTCAGATACTTCGCCGTCATCGTCGCCCAGTCGCACG CCAACGACATCCTACTGCCAGAGCAGCGCCACCCTCTGCCCTCCTACCGCCACTACATCAACAACGCCTCCGTCAGGGCCTACCAGAGCGCCTACTTTCTCAACAGATGCCCGCAAGACACCTACATCGCAGCCAGCCAg GTGGTGGAGGTCAACTTGGGGGCAGGAGGCGACCGACTGGGCGGGGCCTGTGATCGTTACCGTGACGAATCCTACTTGAGTGACAACTACGGAGACTTCTGTGACGGCCCGCTGAAGGAGAGAACTTCTTACAG gCTGAGCATACGAGCATTCACACGCCTGTTTGATGAAAACGACAAAGAGTTTCCTCAGGCGCTCTTTAGCGACACCTACCTGTCCACGCCATTCCGGACACAAGCAG AGCCACTAGGGGGCGTGGTGGAGGGTCTGAGCGCCAGCATGTTCCTGTTGGGCGTGACGGTGGCCGTCGTCTCCCTGCTGCTGTACAGACACAGACTAAGGAAAGT GGTGGTGCAGGAGAACCCGGTGATGAGGATGAACATGTGGAAGGAGGTGCCAAATGCTGCGATGTACGTAGGGGTCAGGag TGCTCGTCGCGTCACCAG TCTGGTGAAAGCGAACCACTTTGAGTCTCACGTGTTGAAGCTGCAAGCGGACGCCAGCGTTCTGATGTCTGAGGAGTTTGAG GACCTGAAGGACGTGGGTCGCAGTCAGAGCGTGGACGTGTCCCGCGTGCCTGAGAACCGCGGCAAGAACCGCTACAATAACATCCTGCCGT ATGATTCCACGCGTGTCAAGCTGTCGTGCGCGGACGACGAATCGTGTTCGGACTACATAAACGCCAGCTTCGTTCCC GGTCACAACTTCCGCCGCGAGTACGTGGCCACGCAGGGCCCGCTGCCCGCCACCAAGGACGACTTCTGGAGGATGCTGTGGGAACACGGCGTGCGCGCCGTCGTCATGGTGACGCAGTGTGTGGAGAAGGGGCGG GTGAAGTGTGACCAGTACTGGCCGTCCCACAAGGAGGCGCTGTACTACGGCGAGCTGGCGGTCCAGATGATGTCAGAGTCGGTCCTTCCCGAGTGGACAGTCCGAGAGTTCAGGATCTCCTCG GAAATCGGCGGCCCTCGTGTCATTCGTCACTTCCACTTCACCGTGTGGCCCGACCACGGCGTCCCCGACACCGCACACTCGCTGGTCCAGTTCGTCCGGACCGTCCGAGACTTCGTGGACCGCTCGGCCGGCGCCGGGCCCACCGTCGTGCACTGCAG CGCGGGCGTGGGCCGCACGGGCACCTTCATCGCCCTGGACCGCCTGCTGCAGCAGCTGGACGCCAAAGGCACCGTGGACGTCTACGGTTGCGTGTTCGACCTGCGCCTCCACCGCCAGCACATGGTCCAGACCGAG TGTCAGTACGCCTTCCTGCATCAGTGTGTGCGCGACGTCCTGAGAGCGGGCAAACTTCGCAGCGACGACGCCATCTACGAGAACTTCAACCCGGACTTGTGCCGCG AGCTGATCCGCTCGGGGCGCTGA